The genomic window GATGTCGGGTGCGTTGTCGCTCGAAGCCATTCAAGGCTCGATCAAACCCTTCGATCCACGCATCCATGCAGCGCGCGGGCAGCCAGGACAAATCGCCGTGGCAGCAGCGGTGCGCACGCTGCTCGATGGCAGCGAGATCGTGCCGTCGCATGCCGATTGCGGCCGGGTGCAAGACCCGTACTCGGTGCGCTGCATTCCGCAAGTGATGGGCGCCTGCCTCGACAACCTGACGCATGCGGCGCGCGTGCTGGTCATCGAAGCCAACGCGGCATCGGACAACCCGCTGGTGTTCGTGGACACCGGAGAAGTCATCTCGGGCGGCAACTTTCACGCAGAACCGGTCGCGTTCGCTGCCGACATCATCGCGCTCGCCATTGCAGAGATCGGCGCCATTGCCGAGCGCCGCATCGCACTGCTGCTCGACACCGGCCTGTCGGGCCTGCCGCCCTTTCTGGTACGCGATGGCGGGCTCAACTCCGGCTTCATGATCGCGCAGGTCACGGCCGCGGCGCTCGCGTCGGAGAACAAATCGCTCGCGCATCCAGCCAGCGTCGACAGCTTGCCGACTTCGGCCAATCAGGAAGACCATGTGTCGATGGCGACCTTCGCGGCGCGCCGGCTGGGCGACATGGTGACCCACACGGCGGTCGTCGTCGGCATCGAGGCGATGTGTGCTGCGCAGGGCATCGAGTTGAAGCGAACCGACAGCGGGCTCAGGAGTTCGCCGCTGGTCGAAGCCGAGTTCGCAAAGATTCGTACCCAGGTCGCTTTTCTCGAACGCGATCGTTACCTCGCGGCCGACATCGAAGCCATGCGCCTGTGGGCGTTCGCGGCCGACTTGCCGCCCGCCTTGACCGACATCCTCCCCAGTCACCGAAAGGAGCCGACACCATGAACGCGCCCGACAAATTCATCGCCACTGGATCAGCTTCGCCCGACGCCAAAGCCGATCCGCGTCACGACCCGACCCGCGTGATCCGGGCCCCGCGCGGCAGCACGCTCACCTGCAAGAGCTGGCTGACCGAAGCACCGTTTCGCATGCTGCAGAACAACCTGGACCCCGAGGTCGCCGAGCGACCGCAAGACCTCGTGGTGTATGGCGGCATCGGTCGCGCTGCCCGCAACTGGGCCTGCTACGACCAGATCCTCGAGTCGCTCAAGGTACTGGAAGACGACGAGTCGCTCTTGATCCAGTCGGGCAAGCCGGTTGGCGTCTTCAAGACGCACGAGAACGCGCCGCGCGTACTGATCGCCAACTCGAACCTCGTGCCCAAGTGGGCGACGTGGGAAAAATTCAACGAGCTCGACCGTGCCGGCCTCTTCATGTATGGCCAGATGACGGCGGGCAGCTGGATCTACATCGGCGCGCAGGGCATCGTGCAAGGTACCTTCGAGACCTTCGTCGAAGCCGGCCGCCAACACTATGACAACGACCTCGCCGGCAGGTGGATCCTTACCGCCGGCCTCGGTGGCATGGGCGGCGCGCAGACACTCGCGGGCGTGCTGGCCGGTGCGTGCGTGCTGGCCATCGAATGCCAGCAGTCGAGCATCGACTTCCGCTTGCGCACGCGCTATGTCGACAAGCAGGCCAGGGACATCGACGACGCACTGGCACTCATCGCGCACCACACGTCGAAGAAGGAAGCGATCTCGATCGCGCTGCTCGGCAACGCCGCCGAGATCGTGCCGGAATTGGTCAGGCGCGCGAAGGCCGGCACCGCCATCAAGCCCGACCTGGTGACCGACCAAACATCGGCGCACGACCTGATTCACGGATATCTTCCTGCAGGCTGGAGCGTGCCGCAGTGGCAGGCCGCCATGAAGGACGAAGCGCAACACGCAGCGCTCACAGCCGCCGCCGCTGCATCGTGCACGGTGCACGTGCAGGCCATGCTCGACTTCCAGTCGATGGGCGTGCCGACGGTCGACTACGGCAACAACATCCGCCAGGTCGCTTTCGATCAGGGCCTGAAGAACGCGTTCGACTTTCCGGGCTTCGTGCCCGCGTACATCCGGCCGCTGTTTTGCGAAGGCAAAGGCCCGTTTCGCTGGGTCGCCTTGTCGGGTGACCCGGAAGACATCTACAAGACCGACGCCAAGATCAAGGAACTGTTCCCCGACAACAAGCACACGCACCGCTGGCTCGACATGGCGCGCGAGCGCATCGCGTTCCAGGGCCTGCCGGCGCGCATCTGCTGGCTGGGCCTCGGCGAGCGCCACATCGCGGGACTCGCGTTCAATGAGATGGTGAAGTCGGGCGAGCTGAAGGCGCCCATCGTTATCGGCCGCGACCATCTCGACACCGGCTCGGTCGCCAGCCCGAACCGCGAAACCGAAAGCATGAAAGACGGCACCGATGCCGTGAGCGACTGGCCGCTGCTCAACGCCCTGCTCAACACCGCGGGTGGCGCAACCTGGGTCAGCATCCACCACGGCGGCGGGGTCGGCATGGGCTACTCGCAGCACGCCGGCATGGTCATCGTGTGCGACGGCACCGACGCAGCCGCAAAACGCATTGGCAACGTGCTGTGGAACGACCCGGCCAGCGGCGTGATGCGTCATGCGGATGCGGGCTACGACATCGCTATCGCCACGGCGAAAAAGCATGCGTTGAAGCTGCCGATGATCGAGTAGTTTCCTTTTCTTTTCGTTGTCCTCCATTGAAAGCATCCATGCCCATTCGCCGTCAGTTTCTCGCTGTCGCAACGACAGCCCTCGCCACGCTCGGCTTTGCATCCGCGCTGCATGCGCAAACCGGCGACACCATCACCGTCGGCACGGACGCCACCTTTCCGCCGATGGAGTTCGTCGACAACGGCAAGCGCACCGGCTTCGACATCGAACTGGTCGAGGCCATCGGCAAGACGCTGGGCAAGAAGATCGAATGGACCGACATCGACTTCAAGGGACTCATTCCCGGCCTGATCTCCAAGCGCTTCGACATGGCGGTGTCCGCCATCTACATCACGGACGAGCGCAAGAAGGTCGTCGACTTCACCACCCCCTACTACGCGGGCGGCCTCGTCGCGATGGTCAAGGCCGACAACACCAGCATCAAGACGCCGGCCGACTTGAACGGCAAGAAGGTCAGCGTGCAAGTGGGCACGAAGTCGGTCACTTACGTGAAAGAAAAGTACCCGCAAGTGCAGCTGATGGAGGTCGAGAAAAACCAGGAAATGTTCAACCTGGTCGACATCGGCCGCAGCGACGCTGCCGTCACGGGCAAGCCCGCCGCCTATCAATACGTGCGCATGCGATCGGGCCTGAAGGTGCTCGACGAGCAACTCACGACAGAGGAGTACGGCATGGCGATCCGCAAGGACACGCCTGAACTGACGAAGGCGGTGAACGGCGCGATCGAGAAGATGAAGGCCGATGGCACGTACGCGGCCATCGTGAAGAAGTGGTTCAGCAACACGGCGAAGTGATGTCGGCTGACCGGCCCCATGGATCTTGATTTCTCCCCAGTCTGGCAAGGCTGGTCTGCCCTTTTGCAGGGCGCGCTCGTCACGGTCGAGCTCACGGCGTGCGCGCTGCTGCTCGGCTGCGTGCTCGGCCTCCTGGTTGGCATCGGCCGGCTGAATCCGAAGCGCCGCTGGCTCTATTCGGTTTGCACGGCTTACGTCGCGGTCATTCGCGGCACGCCGTTACTGGTGCAGCTCTTCATCCTCTTCTTTGGGCTGCCGCACTTCGGCATCCTGCTGCCGGCCTTCTTGTGCGGCGTGCTCGGCATGGGCGTGTACTCGGGCGCGTACGTGTCGGAGATCGTACGGGGCGCCATCCAGTCGATCGACCGTGGCCAGACCCTGGCGGCCGAGTCGCTGGGCATGACGCCGGCTGTCGCGATGCGACAGGTGATCCTGCCGCAAGCTACCGTGCGCATGATCCCGCCACTGGGCAACGAGTTCATCGCGCTGATCAAGAACTCGGCGCTCGTGTCCTTGCTCACCATTCACGACGTGATGCATGAAGGGCAGAAAATCATCAGCGTGTCGTACCGCTCGCTGGAGGTGTACCTTGCGATAGCGCTCGTGTACTTCGTGCTGACCGGTGCTGTCACGCTGGTGCTGCGCCATTTCGAACAACGACTTCGCCAAGGTGGACTGCTGAGATGACCCTGCAACGTTTCGCTCGCAACGCACTGCGCTCGACCCCGTGGAAAAACGGCGGTGGCACCACGCAAGAGATTGCGACCTGGCCACCGGAGGCAGGGCTCAGCGCGTTCGATTGGCGCGTGAGCATCGGCACCGTTGCGGCGAGCGGACCGTTCTCGGTATTCCCCGGCATGGACCGCACCATCGTGCTGCTCGACGGCGAAGGCATGCGCCTGCGTTCCGCCGATGGCCGCGTCGTGCACCGGCTCGACGAGCCGCACGAGCCCTTCGCGTTCAGCGGCGATGTCGAAGTCGACTGCACGTTGATCGGCGGTGCGTCGAGCGACTTCAACGTGATGACGCGCCGTGCGGCGTGGGTCGTCGATGTGCGCGTATTCGAAGAAGGCCTGACTCTCGGCGCCGCCGAGTACGGCGTGCTGATGAGCCTCGACGGGCATTGGCAGGCCGGCGAGCAGAAGTTGAATCAGGGCGAAGGCATCTGGTGGGCAGATGTCCGCACTGAATGGCGCTTGGCGCCGTTGAGCCGCAGCGCGAAGCTGGTGGCTGTGCGATGGAAGCCGAGCGCGCTATGACGCCGTCTTAGCGGCCGTTCGCTCGTATCGCGGTCTTCTTTGCTGCAATGCCTATCCGCGAAGGCACAGCCATCCCACCAGCAATGTGGCGCTGATCCATGCGGCTCGGCGAAGAAAGTGTTGCATATGGTCGCGCCATGACAACGGCATCGGGTTGAGCGCGTGCCGGAGTACGTCGCGGTCCTCGCGACGCTGCATTCTTTGGCGCTGCCGGATCGTTTGCCGACTCAAATTGCAAGCTGTCATGACGTGTCGAAAATTTCCCACTGAATGGCTGGCGTTGCATCAGAGGAGATTCCTCGGCGCATCGACGCTCGATTCTGTGGATTTGGGGGCGACGCTGGAATGCCGAAAGGCGTCATCACGATCACCTTTGGCGATCGTGCCGCTCAGGGAATTCGAAAAAGCGTCAGTCCATCGGGCCAACCAGCCGCGCGTATGAAACGAACATGCTGGTCAACGTGCTGGCAAGCGGCGTGAGCGGAACGCTGTGTCGATGCACCAGGCAGATTTCATACCTGGGAAGTTGCTCCGCGAGAGGAATGGCGACCAATTTGCCGTCCATGATGCCGGCGGTCAAGATCATGCGAGGCAGCGGCGCGAGGAGGTCGGTCTTGGAAAGAATCATCAAACTGTCGAACATCGAATTGCTCGTGACAGCGATCCTCGGACTGCCCAAGCCGCACGCGGCAAACAACTCGACGACACTGCCTTTTGGAGCGCCAAAGGATTCGGGCGAACCGAGGACGAGCCATTCGCTTTCGGCGAGTTCGCGGATGGACTTGGCCCGTGCCATTGGATGGTCTTTTCTAGCCACCACCACGGGCTCGCTTTTGAACAGCCTGGTAACCACCAGATCTTCGGTTTCGATGTCTGCGGGCAAGGGCACGATCGCAAAGTCGAGGCGGCCTTCACGCACAGCCGGAAGAAGCGAGTGCGACAGGCCGCTGGTCAGTTGGACCATCACATCCGGATTGCGTTTGCGAAAGTCGGCGAGCACCGTCGGTGCGAGCAGCAGTGATGGCGCCGTCGAAACGCCGAATGCAACGCTTCCCATACCAAGGCCGCGCAATTGTTGGATCGCCGTCTCCGCCTGGTCGCATTCACGCAAGATCGCTTGCGCGCGCACGAACAGCGCGTCGGCGTAGCGGGTCAGCGTGATGCCACGCGTGGTGCGATGCAACAGGCTGACCTGCAACGAACTTTCGAGGTTTTGCAGGCTCTTGGTGAGGCCTGACTGGGAAGTCTGCAGTGAGCGCGCCGCGGCGCGAACGCTTCCCTGCTGGACCACGGCTACAAAATCTCGCAGTTGCTGAAGTGTCATGGCGTGATCGCTGAAGGTGATCTTGATGCTGTATTGCGACCTTACGTTGTTCAGCACCGCTCTACAGAATGGCTCGGGCGATAGACCCGCTGGAGCCTTCATCGAATGTCGCGCAAAAAAGAATGCCCGATGAAAACTGCGCCAGCCGACCGCCCGAACATCATTTTCATTGTCGCCGATGACCTCGGATATGCCGACCTGGGTTGCTACGGCGGCCGGGCGCCGGTCTCGCCGGTGCTCGACGCTCTTGCCGAGCGGGGCATTCGCTTCGACCAGGGATACGCCAACTCACCCGTGTGCTCGCCGACGCGCTTCGCGTTGATGACAGCCCGGTATCAGTACCACCTCCGGGGCGCTGCAGAGGAGCCCATCAACAGCAAAAGCCGCGGCAGCGCGGAGCTCGGCTTGCCGGCCGACTGCCCGACGCTCCCGTCACGATTGCGGGCTGCCGGCTATCGAACTGCATTGGTAGGCAAGTGGCACCTGGGCTATCCGCCAACCTTCGGCCCTCTCAAGTCTGGGTATGACGAGTTCTTCGGGCCGATGTCCGGTGGTGTCGATTACTTCACCCACTGCGACACCGGCGGCACCCACGACCTTTGGCAGAGCAGCGAACCAGTTACAGAAGACGGCTACCTCACCGACCTTTTCTCCAGGAAGGCCGTGGACTTTATCGAGCGTGCTGCGCCTGCGGCCGATGCGACGCCCTTCTTCCTCAGTCTCCACTACACGGCGCCACACTGGCCTTGGGAGACGCGAGACGACCAAGACATGGCAATGAGCCAGGAACTGCGCGCCAACCTCTTTCATCACGGCGGAGGCAACATCCATGCGTATCGCAAGATGATTCATCACATGGACGAGGGCATCGGCTGGATCGTCGATGCTTTAAAAAAGAAGGGGCTGCTGGACAACACGCTGATCGTCTTCACGAGCGACAACGGGGGTGAGAGATTTTCAGACAATTGGCCTCTTGTTGGCGGCAAGCTCGACCTGACGGAAGGTGGCATCCGCGTGCCATGGATCGCGCATTGGCCAGCCGTCATCGCACCTGGCCGACAAAGCGCTCAGCAATGCATGACGATGGACTGGTCCGCCACGATGCTGGACGCGGCAGGAATCTTGCCCGGTGGCGCGAGTAGTGCGAATAGTGCGAGTAGTGCAATCGACGAGGCAGAGACGCCGATCGATCCAGCCTGCCCGTTGGACGGCGTATCGCTGCTGGCGGTGCTGCGTGGCACGGAGCCCCCGTTTCGCAGGCGGATGCATTGGCGCATGAAGCATCGCGGTCAAAGGGCGCTGCGCGACGGGGATTGGAAATACTTGCGTGTCGACGGGCATGACTATCTCTTCAATCTGGCCGAGGACGAACGCGAGCGCGCCAATCGCGCGACCCATCAACCGCTGTTGCTCGACGCGATGCGCGCGGACTGGGAAGCTTGGAACGCGACCATGCCCGAGATCCCTGCCGATGCCAGTGTGTTGCCCGGTTATTCGGCCAAAGACATGCCGCAGCGCTGAATCGATTTGTCTATCAATGGAAAACGAAAGACCCATGAAATCCAACTTGCTGCACCTGCTCGTCATCGCGAGCTTCACGGTGCTTCCGTTCGGGTCCATTGCGCAAGAGGCGTATCCCGCCAAGCCCATCCGCATCGTTGTTCCCTACCCAGCCGGAGGTGTGCCGGACGTTCTCACCAGAGTCGTGGCAGAGAAAGTGGCTGCGTCCTGGGGTCAGCCATTTGTGATCGAGGCCAAGCCGGGCGCCAGCGGCAACATTGCGGCACTGGCGGTAAAAGGCGCCCCGCCCGATGGCTATACGTTGATGGTTGCAGCCCCTTTTCTGACGATCAATCCGCTGCTCGACACCAACACCAAGTTCGCGACGAAGGACTTCGTGCCTGCTGTCCTGCTGGCCAATTCACCGAACGTTCTGGTGGTGCCGGCAACGCTTCCTGTCAACACGCTGAAGGAGTTCGTTGCTTACGCCAAGTCTCGTCCGGGAAAGCTCAACACCGCCAACCACGGGACCGGAACGTCCAATCACATGGGCACCGAAGTGTTCATGTCGGTTGCGGATCTCGACATGGTCATGATTGGCTACAAAGGGCAGGTCCAGTCGGTGCCTGACCTGCTCAGCGGTCAGATCGATTTCATGTTTTTGGCCTCGGCGCAGGCTGCGCCTTTTCTCAAGTCCGGCAAGCTGAAGGCGCTTGCTGTCAGTGCAGACAAACGGCTCGAGTCGCTGCCCGACGTCCTGACTGTCGGCGAGGCAGGCTATCCCGCCGCCGTTGTGCTCCCGTGGTATGGACTGGTAGCACCCGCAGGCACGCCGACGGCGATCGTCGCGCGCATCAATGCCGCGTTCACCGAAGCGCTGAAAGACCCAGAGGTCGCCAAGCGCCTCCACAGCCTGTACGCCGAACCCATGGGTGGCTCACCCGCAGACTTCCAGCGTCTGCTGGCCTCTGAAAACACGCGCTGGGCCGATGTCATCAAGAAGCGGAACATCCAGCCCGAGAAGTGAAGTCTTACACTGGCTCTTCGCCGGAAAAACATGCCGGCAAGTCTCTGGTGACCCATGACGATTTCGTTTGACTCGCATCCTTCCGCAGACGGCCTCTGGACTGATCTTCGGTTGCCATTCCAGCCTGGAACCAACGTAGCGATCGTCGTCGAGCACGGCATCGTTCGCTGGATCGGTTCGCCCGATGCAGTGCCGAAAGAGTTCTCGGGGTTGCCGACGCATGAGGGTGGAAATGCGCTCGTCACACCCGGCCTCGTCGATTGCCACACGCACCTGGTCTACGGTGGCCAGCGCGCCAACGAGTTCGCGATGCGGCTGGCCGGTGCGAGTTACGAAGAGGTCGCCAAGGCAGGCGGCGGCATCGTCGCGAGCGTGCGCGCCACACGCGAGGCGAGCGAAGACGAACTGTTCTCGAGCGCATCGCATCGATTGCAAAGCCTGTTGTCCGAAGGCGTCTGCGCGATCGAGATCAAGTCGGGCTACGGCCTTGCGCTGGAACATGAGCGCAAGCAGTTGCGTGTGGCACGGCGACTGGCCCGAGCACATGGCGTGACGGTACGCACCACCTTCCTCGGCGCGCATGCGTTGCCGCCCGAGTACGCCGGCCGACCGCACGGCAGTCGCGACTACATCGATCTCGTGTGCAACGAGATGCTGCCCGCGCTGGCAGCCGAAGGACTCGTCGATGCGGTCGATGTGTTCTGCGAGCGCATTGCGTTTTCTCTGGCCGAAACCGAGCAGGTCTTCAAGGCGGCGCGAGCGCTCGGCTTGCCGATCAAACTGCACGCCGAACAACTCTCCGACATGGGTGGCGCCGCGCTCGCCGCACGCCACGGCGCGTTGTCGTGCGACCACATCGAGCACCTGTCGCAAGCCGGCATCGACGCCATGCGCGAAGCCGGCACCGTCGCCGTGCTGTTGCCCGGTGCGTTCTATACATTGCGCGACACGCAGCTGCCGCCGATCGCCGCGTTGCGTGCGGCCGGCGTGCCGATGGCGGTGTCGACCGATCACAACCCCGGCACCTCGCCCGTGCTGAGTTTGCTGCTGATGGTGAACATGGCATGCACCTTGTTTCGGCTGACCGTTCCCGAAGCCATCGATGGTGTGACGGTGCATGCGGCACGTGCGTTGGGACTGCAGGAAACGCACGGCACGTTGGCAGTCGGACGGCCTGCGAACTTCGTTTTGTGGGACTTGCAGGATGTTGCCGAGCTGGCGTATTGGTTCGGTCAGCGGCCGATGAAGGCCGTGGTGCGGCAGGGGCGGATCGCTGAGGGGTCCCGCCTCGCTCAACGCGCAGCACAGTGACAAATTCCGTCTTCGCCAAAGACGCCCTGCTCCCAACGGGCTGGTCCACCAACGTGCGCCTGTCATGGAACGACAAAGGCCGA from Variovorax sp. PAMC28562 includes these protein-coding regions:
- a CDS encoding HutD family protein — encoded protein: MTLQRFARNALRSTPWKNGGGTTQEIATWPPEAGLSAFDWRVSIGTVAASGPFSVFPGMDRTIVLLDGEGMRLRSADGRVVHRLDEPHEPFAFSGDVEVDCTLIGGASSDFNVMTRRAAWVVDVRVFEEGLTLGAAEYGVLMSLDGHWQAGEQKLNQGEGIWWADVRTEWRLAPLSRSAKLVAVRWKPSAL
- the hutH gene encoding histidine ammonia-lyase, which produces MPNSMPIEPTLLLPGHVDLALLRRIHAGRDITLALDPSTAHGMAAAQAAVQRIVDNDEVVYGINTGFGKLASTRIGNDHLAELQRNLVLSHSVGTGEPLAPAVVRLVLATKAVSLARGHSGVRPALVEALLALFNAGVMPHIPAKGSVGASGDLAPLAHMACVLIGEGKATMPDGAIVSGAEAMHGIGLDPFVLGPKEGLALLNGTQVSTALALAGLFGAESVFASALMSGALSLEAIQGSIKPFDPRIHAARGQPGQIAVAAAVRTLLDGSEIVPSHADCGRVQDPYSVRCIPQVMGACLDNLTHAARVLVIEANAASDNPLVFVDTGEVISGGNFHAEPVAFAADIIALAIAEIGAIAERRIALLLDTGLSGLPPFLVRDGGLNSGFMIAQVTAAALASENKSLAHPASVDSLPTSANQEDHVSMATFAARRLGDMVTHTAVVVGIEAMCAAQGIELKRTDSGLRSSPLVEAEFAKIRTQVAFLERDRYLAADIEAMRLWAFAADLPPALTDILPSHRKEPTP
- the hutI gene encoding imidazolonepropionase, translated to MTISFDSHPSADGLWTDLRLPFQPGTNVAIVVEHGIVRWIGSPDAVPKEFSGLPTHEGGNALVTPGLVDCHTHLVYGGQRANEFAMRLAGASYEEVAKAGGGIVASVRATREASEDELFSSASHRLQSLLSEGVCAIEIKSGYGLALEHERKQLRVARRLARAHGVTVRTTFLGAHALPPEYAGRPHGSRDYIDLVCNEMLPALAAEGLVDAVDVFCERIAFSLAETEQVFKAARALGLPIKLHAEQLSDMGGAALAARHGALSCDHIEHLSQAGIDAMREAGTVAVLLPGAFYTLRDTQLPPIAALRAAGVPMAVSTDHNPGTSPVLSLLLMVNMACTLFRLTVPEAIDGVTVHAARALGLQETHGTLAVGRPANFVLWDLQDVAELAYWFGQRPMKAVVRQGRIAEGSRLAQRAAQ
- a CDS encoding amino acid ABC transporter permease, with amino-acid sequence MDLDFSPVWQGWSALLQGALVTVELTACALLLGCVLGLLVGIGRLNPKRRWLYSVCTAYVAVIRGTPLLVQLFILFFGLPHFGILLPAFLCGVLGMGVYSGAYVSEIVRGAIQSIDRGQTLAAESLGMTPAVAMRQVILPQATVRMIPPLGNEFIALIKNSALVSLLTIHDVMHEGQKIISVSYRSLEVYLAIALVYFVLTGAVTLVLRHFEQRLRQGGLLR
- a CDS encoding transporter substrate-binding domain-containing protein, giving the protein MPIRRQFLAVATTALATLGFASALHAQTGDTITVGTDATFPPMEFVDNGKRTGFDIELVEAIGKTLGKKIEWTDIDFKGLIPGLISKRFDMAVSAIYITDERKKVVDFTTPYYAGGLVAMVKADNTSIKTPADLNGKKVSVQVGTKSVTYVKEKYPQVQLMEVEKNQEMFNLVDIGRSDAAVTGKPAAYQYVRMRSGLKVLDEQLTTEEYGMAIRKDTPELTKAVNGAIEKMKADGTYAAIVKKWFSNTAK
- a CDS encoding Bug family tripartite tricarboxylate transporter substrate binding protein, which produces MKSNLLHLLVIASFTVLPFGSIAQEAYPAKPIRIVVPYPAGGVPDVLTRVVAEKVAASWGQPFVIEAKPGASGNIAALAVKGAPPDGYTLMVAAPFLTINPLLDTNTKFATKDFVPAVLLANSPNVLVVPATLPVNTLKEFVAYAKSRPGKLNTANHGTGTSNHMGTEVFMSVADLDMVMIGYKGQVQSVPDLLSGQIDFMFLASAQAAPFLKSGKLKALAVSADKRLESLPDVLTVGEAGYPAAVVLPWYGLVAPAGTPTAIVARINAAFTEALKDPEVAKRLHSLYAEPMGGSPADFQRLLASENTRWADVIKKRNIQPEK
- the hutU gene encoding urocanate hydratase, which codes for MNAPDKFIATGSASPDAKADPRHDPTRVIRAPRGSTLTCKSWLTEAPFRMLQNNLDPEVAERPQDLVVYGGIGRAARNWACYDQILESLKVLEDDESLLIQSGKPVGVFKTHENAPRVLIANSNLVPKWATWEKFNELDRAGLFMYGQMTAGSWIYIGAQGIVQGTFETFVEAGRQHYDNDLAGRWILTAGLGGMGGAQTLAGVLAGACVLAIECQQSSIDFRLRTRYVDKQARDIDDALALIAHHTSKKEAISIALLGNAAEIVPELVRRAKAGTAIKPDLVTDQTSAHDLIHGYLPAGWSVPQWQAAMKDEAQHAALTAAAAASCTVHVQAMLDFQSMGVPTVDYGNNIRQVAFDQGLKNAFDFPGFVPAYIRPLFCEGKGPFRWVALSGDPEDIYKTDAKIKELFPDNKHTHRWLDMARERIAFQGLPARICWLGLGERHIAGLAFNEMVKSGELKAPIVIGRDHLDTGSVASPNRETESMKDGTDAVSDWPLLNALLNTAGGATWVSIHHGGGVGMGYSQHAGMVIVCDGTDAAAKRIGNVLWNDPASGVMRHADAGYDIAIATAKKHALKLPMIE
- a CDS encoding LysR substrate-binding domain-containing protein, which encodes MTLQQLRDFVAVVQQGSVRAAARSLQTSQSGLTKSLQNLESSLQVSLLHRTTRGITLTRYADALFVRAQAILRECDQAETAIQQLRGLGMGSVAFGVSTAPSLLLAPTVLADFRKRNPDVMVQLTSGLSHSLLPAVREGRLDFAIVPLPADIETEDLVVTRLFKSEPVVVARKDHPMARAKSIRELAESEWLVLGSPESFGAPKGSVVELFAACGLGSPRIAVTSNSMFDSLMILSKTDLLAPLPRMILTAGIMDGKLVAIPLAEQLPRYEICLVHRHSVPLTPLASTLTSMFVSYARLVGPMD
- a CDS encoding sulfatase; translation: MKTAPADRPNIIFIVADDLGYADLGCYGGRAPVSPVLDALAERGIRFDQGYANSPVCSPTRFALMTARYQYHLRGAAEEPINSKSRGSAELGLPADCPTLPSRLRAAGYRTALVGKWHLGYPPTFGPLKSGYDEFFGPMSGGVDYFTHCDTGGTHDLWQSSEPVTEDGYLTDLFSRKAVDFIERAAPAADATPFFLSLHYTAPHWPWETRDDQDMAMSQELRANLFHHGGGNIHAYRKMIHHMDEGIGWIVDALKKKGLLDNTLIVFTSDNGGERFSDNWPLVGGKLDLTEGGIRVPWIAHWPAVIAPGRQSAQQCMTMDWSATMLDAAGILPGGASSANSASSAIDEAETPIDPACPLDGVSLLAVLRGTEPPFRRRMHWRMKHRGQRALRDGDWKYLRVDGHDYLFNLAEDERERANRATHQPLLLDAMRADWEAWNATMPEIPADASVLPGYSAKDMPQR